agggctgaatggcgtcctcctgtGCCCACGTTCGTAGCACAGGGCAGAATTAAGAGCTCTCACCTTTCACTTCCCTTTTCTTTTCTCAGTTATTTTAGATCCGCCATCTAACATCACCGTGCAGCGGACTGAGAAACCCGACCAGCTTCACATCAAGTGGTCAGCACCACAGCTGAAGTACCTGGAAAACACTTTGATGTACGAAGTCAAATTTTCTTCAGTCGGTTCCAGTGTACAAAAGGTAAACTGAATCCACCTTTCAGTGCATGGGTAGATAGAGCCTCATGAGTCCCAATCGATCCCAAGATGTCACTACTGATGAAGCTTGTACAAAACACTATTTCAgcggcactgcggcctcacagctccaggggcccgggttcgattcccggctcgggtcactgtctgagcgcagtctgcacgttctccccgtgtctgcgtgggtttcctccgggtgctccggtttcttcccacactccaaagatgtgtgggttaggtgcattggccgtgctaaattgcccctcacagaggtctataaaataatgaggggcacagatcagctagatagtcaatatcttttcccaaaggtaggggagtccaaaactagagggcataggtttaaggtgagaggggagagatagaaaaaggtccagagggacaattttttcacacagagggtggtcagtgtctggaacgagctgtcagaggcagtagtagaggcgggtacaattttgtcttttaaaaagcatttagacagttacatgggtacgatgggtatagagggatatgggccaaacgcgggcaattgggattagcttaggagttttttttaaaaagggcggcatggacaagttgggccgaagggcctgtttccatgctgtaaacctctatgactctcgtgtcccgggatgtgtaggttagagggattagtggggtaaatatgtggggttacggggatagggcctgggtgggattgttgtcagtgcagactcgatgggccgaatggcctccttctgcactgtagagattctatgattctatgagtatggGCAAGGAAGATGCAATCAAGGCTTTCGAAAGGGAAATAATCTGCGATAGTAGAAacttgcggggttatggggaaaaggtgtaggtttacggggatagggcctgggtgcgattgttgtcagtgcagacccgatgggccgaatagcctttttgtgcactgtaaggattctatgatgaccttCTATCTATCTGTGCAGGTGGAGACCATCAAAAAGACAGAATTCCTCATCCTGGGGCTTAAATCGCAGACCGAGTACCTCATCAGTATTCGTGCCAAGCCTGACGGAATCGCCATTGATGGTTACTGGACTGTGTGGTCCCAGCCTGTGTCCGCCATTACAGAGTCAGGTACTCGAATTCTCTCTGCCTTTTCCGCGCAGGCATTCTCCACCTTCTGCGGGGcgagagttaaagttaaaagtctatttattcgtcaccaagtaaggcttacattaacacactgcagtgaagttactgtgaaattcctttagtcgcccacactccggcgcctgttcgggtcaatgcaccctaaccaacccgcctttcagaccgtgggaggaaaccagagcacccggaggaaacccacgcagacacggggagaatgtgcaaaactctacacacagacagtgacccaacccgggaatcaaacccgagtccctggcgctgtaagacagcagtgctaacccactgtgccagcgtgccaccccgaTTTATGGAGTGGGATTTCTCCAGTCCAAGGTGCATCATCTCACACCGTGACACAGTAAGTTCCACTGGGAAGACTCACGTTAGAAACGGGTGACACAAACCCACTAAATTCCTGCTCCAGAAATCAAGCCCACCTTCCCCTGTGGTATCAAATGGAATTATATCGAGCTTTATAGCATtgcaacaggccattcagcccaacaggtctaTGCCAGCATTGTGGTCCCTACATATTTCCTGTCAGGGTTGGGTATTTACACCTTGGTTCTTCTGTCTCAGTTGAATTTGAATTATTCTTCCAAATATACCTTTTCTTCCCCCGATTTCTTTCCGATCTACCCATTTTGCCAACtccattccagtctgtcactaaCGTCAACTCTGAGCCAGTTGGTGACGTGCAAAACTAGACACCAATTTTCTTGATTTTTGGGTTTATTCATGGAATGCAGCAATCCCAGCGGTCTCTCTTTGTAAGTACTCCAAATACTTAATTAAACAATGCCCTTTagtcagtgtatctgaacaataAGTGAACCTACCATGAGCAAAGCCCTTGAATACTGAGGTGTAGAGGCTCTTTGCGTTTCTGATGTCAGGAGGGTAGAGAgaagttcatggtgggagatacaggaaggatgtcagaggtaggttctttacgcagagagtggttggggtgtggaatggactgcctgcagtgatagtggattcagacactttaggaacatttaagcggttattggataggcacatggagcacaccaggatgatagggggtgggatagcttgatcatggtttcagataaagctcggcacaacatcgtgggccgaagggcctgttctgtgctgtactgttctatgttctatagaaggatagatagagagagagagagatgaggggggagagagagagatggggggatagagagcgagagagtggaggagagagagagtgtggaggaaAAAGAGAGGAAGCACAGGAGagacagaatgggggggggggggggagggagagagagagtggaggagaggcagggagagagtgagagagaagaggTTAGAAAAAGCGAGAGatgagaagcgagagagagagagatggtgggggaggggtgtggggagggagagggagagagatagcgagagagtgtgtggtggagaaagagagagcggaggaggggcaaagtggcagggagagtgagagaggggaggatagatagagagagacgaggagagggagagagatggtggGAGGTgcggagaaagagggagagagagggagagagaggtagagagagagggagagagagagtgcgtgtgtgtggtggagaaatggagagcgcagaggagaggcagagtggcagggagagagagtgggagagaggaggatagatcgagagagagagagagatgagggggggagagagagagagagggggagagagagagaaatgaggggagagagagagagagtggaagagagagagaaagtggaagatagagagagtggaggagagagagagacagtgtggagagagaggagaATAGAACGAGAGAGtgatgaggagagagagagatgatgggagagtgagagagataacAGAGGAGAGAACgtagaggagagagagtgtgtggaagaTAGAGGGAATAGTGATGGTGGCTTCATGCAAACCATATAATTATCATGAGAATTACAAACAGTGCTGACAGTGAGGGGAAGTTTCCTCCTGTGACAATGTCCAAGTGGGCAGCATTACCCTTTGAAATCAGTCTGTACATGGGTGTTGCAAAAAACATATTCCTTGAGTGGGTCTCCCTGCGGGGGTGGagcgggggtagggggggtcaTGTTAAAGAAAATTGGCTGTCTGCGCAGTCTAGAGAAACGCTTGCAGAATCTGTGCTGACTTCAGATACTTTCCTGTTCCCCAGACCTGGATCCGTTGATCCTCATTCTGTCGCTGATCCTGGTCATGATCGTGCTGTTGCTGTTCCTGACCATCTTTGTCACCCACCGCAGGTACCCTATCTTTCCGTCGACATGGGTGAATGTGACTCCTCCACCAACATTGCTGTGTGTCGCAACTCTGGCACAAGCCAAAAGAAAGAATGAAGCGCCCGCTGGATGGGCTCAGTGGGTGGAGGCCGCCTTAGCTTCAGAAGTTTGCAGGCCTAGGAAGACATAAATCCCAGTGttggtgctgcactgtcggagacgCTGACTTTCACATGAAATGTTAAATCAAcgggattttccattccttccCCCGGCAGCAGAGGCGGCTCATTggccgccagtgggattttccagtcccaccggtGTTTTATACGGTTAGCCCGTCGCCGGGTGCTGCCTCAAATATAACGCAGATCAGCGCGGTGCGCCGTCAGTTTGCCGGCAACACAGGTCCGAGGTGCCGTCTTCCCAACTCCGTTCCCAAAGGTCAGAGCTGCCCGCAGCACAGAACCAATTGGCAGACTCGGCCGGCTGGGTTGGCACATTGCTGTCCAGGTGGGAGTCAAGGCCGAGTTGCGTGCCGGCAACGAGGGGGAGCGCAGAAAGTGCAACGTGGGGGCCAATCCGCACCCCATTCGAAAGCGTTCAATGCAAATGGTAAGAATTCCATTGGGGACACTGACACGCTTCATAgagtagaatcccgacagtgcagaaggaggccattcggtccatcgagtctgcaccgaccacaatctcacccaggccctatccccacgtatttatcctgctagtcccactgacactaagaggcaatttagcatggccaatcaacctaaccagtctctcggactgtgggaggaaacccacgcaaacacggggagaacgtgccaactccacacagacagtgacccaagccgggaatcgaacccgggtccctgtcgctgggaggcagcagtgctaaccactgcgccaccatgccgccctttgatgAGCGCAAAGAAATGCAGTCAAATCCTCTGACAGGAACATATTTATCCCGCTCCAACACCAACTGGAACTTTTATTCATTTTCAGAACGATAAAGGAAAAGATATGGCCTCTGGTACCCTCTCCTGAGAATATGTTTGATGGGTTGTTTACCGTGTACAGAGGAAACTTTCAGGTAAAACTTTATGGAGCACATTCTGGACTCTTCAATTCTTATTGACTTTCTGTTCCAACCCTCGAGGGTTTTAGAAGGCTTCTCTTGTGAAGAATCGAGAGGAACCTTGGGAGTAATTTGTTGGATGAGGGAGGTGGGCAGGGGAGCGGGAAAGTAGGTGCCTTTTTGCGGTGCCTTCGTTCCTCGCCCGCGTCCATCCGCCGGTAACCAAGGGTAACGATCTCGCTTGTCCTTTGCAGGAATGGTTGGGCCGAAGCAGTGGGCAAATTTGGTGGGGCCTGCAGTTCTTCAGCAGCGACGAGCAGGCCACCGCGCTGGAGATCTTGTCCGAGGTAAAGACCTTCCCGCCGGACTTGGCCAAAGTCAAAcgccaggaagtcttcctggacGAGCAAGACTTCCTGTTCTCCGGATCGGAGCCGTTTAAGCTGCGGCGGGAGGACCTGATGGATGAGGGCAAGTGGCCGGCTAGAGGGACAGGAACGCCGGATAACACAGAGGCCTATGTGGTCTTGAATCAGAATTTCTTGCCGGGCGTCTCCTCGCTACATCAGGCCCGCAGGTTCACTCTGAGCAGCAACGATGTCTCGGATGAAGAGATGCCTTTGCAGTTGCTGTTCGAGAGCTCGAGACTGAGCTCTCGGGAGGAAAGTTCTTCTACCGCAGAGGAGGAATACTCGCGCGGTGACTCAATGTCGCGGCAGTCGTCCCTGTCCAGCGGGATAGAGCAAGGAAGTCCGGTGACGCCAACACGCTTTGACCATGCCAGGGACAACCCTGGTGGACAGTTGCTCTATCTGAATCCATTGAGGTTTAAGCTGGAGAGAGACAGAACTTACCCTTCCCTTCAGATCTCGGACTCTGGCGTTTCGGCCGATTTCAGCATGGTGGACTTTCTGTCCCGTAGGAACACGGCGGACCTGGGAATTTACACAAACCTTTACAGGAGGGAAGATCTCCCAGAGTGCGTACGCGCCTCGAATTCAGAACCATTGACCAACCCGCTTCCTTTCAAACCTTTCGTAAGCAAAAGAGGGGTGGCCTGCAGCTAACGTCGCCTCGGTAGAGACTGGAGGGAATGTATTCCATCGGCTGCTGCAATAGTGAAGCAAGCTAACTCACCGACATGCCGGGGTTCAACACCCTTGACATGCCAATCTGAAGAGGAGTAAGGGGCAGGAGCTGGATCAGAACCAAAGTCCAAACCCAAACGAAAACTGAGTTGATTCAGCTCCAGAAGGTCGGTGCAGCAAATTTAGAGACGGGGTACTGATTGAGAAGGGCCAATTCCTTCTTAGAAAGAGTCTTATTCCAGGAAGAATTTGAAGATGATCGAGACTCGGGCTTGTGTCCACACAAGCAGGGGAAGAGGAGAGGTGACCGGATCAGCAGATTGGGACCATTCAGTTTGGAGAAGACACTTACAGAACCTCAAGCCAAACACTTATCTCTTGTACGTCAATTGCTTGTTGTAACTCCAAATTACAGTGCACAAGTGTTTTAGAAGACTTCTCTTGTGAAGAATCGAGAGGAACCTTGGGATGACGTTAAGATGCGAATGCCGACCTGATTTTTTTTGGTGGCGCGTGTGAATGTGAAGGCCCAAGCCAGATGGTCAAGACGGACTAATGACTAAGATTAAGACTAAGACTAGGAAACAGAAATTCGCCTTGAGGAGAGGCGCAACGTTTGCCATCGAGACGTGCAAGGGCCCCAACCCCGTTATGCCGCAGTGAGGTGAGCTCGGGAAGAGTcacgtggccggaattctccgatct
This region of Mustelus asterias chromosome 19, sMusAst1.hap1.1, whole genome shotgun sequence genomic DNA includes:
- the epor gene encoding erythropoietin receptor, coding for MIHPRSQRKIGFYLVMLSAAAVLKAGSLNLEEKMLQVAGVGSKPLNCFTQTLEDFLCFWDKRDGGGNTSEYRLFYQYMQDDGEKKECLLSTERIGSNMSRYICTFPMIDVFLFAPLEIEVSLNSVIVVRRNIYINSVVILDPPSNITVQRTEKPDQLHIKWSAPQLKYLENTLMYEVKFSSVGSSVQKVETIKKTEFLILGLKSQTEYLISIRAKPDGIAIDGYWTVWSQPVSAITESDLDPLILILSLILVMIVLLLFLTIFVTHRRTIKEKIWPLVPSPENMFDGLFTVYRGNFQEWLGRSSGQIWWGLQFFSSDEQATALEILSEVKTFPPDLAKVKRQEVFLDEQDFLFSGSEPFKLRREDLMDEGKWPARGTGTPDNTEAYVVLNQNFLPGVSSLHQARRFTLSSNDVSDEEMPLQLLFESSRLSSREESSSTAEEEYSRGDSMSRQSSLSSGIEQGSPVTPTRFDHARDNPGGQLLYLNPLRFKLERDRTYPSLQISDSGVSADFSMVDFLSRRNTADLGIYTNLYRREDLPECVRASNSEPLTNPLPFKPFVSKRGVACS